One genomic window of Mus caroli chromosome 12, CAROLI_EIJ_v1.1, whole genome shotgun sequence includes the following:
- the Klhl28 gene encoding kelch-like protein 28 — protein sequence MDHTAPTYMLANLTHLHSEQLLQGLNLLRQHHELCDIILRVGDVKIHAHKVVLASISPYFKAMFTGNLSEKENSEVEFQCIDEAALQAIVEYAYTGTVFISQDTVESLLPAANLLQIKLVLKECCAFLESQLDPGNCIGISRFAETYGCHDLYLAATKFICQNFESVCQTEEFFELTHADLDEIVSNDCLNVATEETVFYALESWIKYDVQERQKYLAQLLNSVRLPLLSVKFLTRLYEANHLIRDDRTCKHLLNEALKYHFMPEHRLSHQTVLMTRPRCAPKVLCAVGGKSGLFACLDSVEMYFPQNDSWIGLAPLNIPRYEFGICVLDQKVFVIGGIETSVRPGVTVRKHENSVECWNPDTNAWTSLERMNESRSTLGVAVLAGEVYALGGYDGQSYLQSVEKYIPKIRQWQPVAPMTTTRSCFAAAVLDGMIYAIGGYGPAHMNSVERYDPSKDSWEMVAPMADKRIHFGVGVMLGFIFVVGGHNGVSHLSSIERYDPHQNQWTVCRPMKEPRTGVGAAVIDNYLYVVGGHSGSSYLNTVQKYDPISDTWLDSAGMIYCRCNFGLTAL from the exons ATGGACCACACAGCCCCGACCTACATGCTTGCTAACTTAACCCACTTACATTCTGAACAACTTCTGCAGGGATTGAATCTTCTTCGCCAGCATCACGAACTCTGTGACATCATTCTTCGAGTAGGTGATGTTAAAATTCATGCTCATAAAGTGGTACTTGCCAGCATCAGCCCATACTTCAAAGCTATGTTCACTGGCAACCTTTCTGAGAAAGAGAACAGTGAGGTTGAGTTTCAGTGCATTGATGAAGCTGCGCTGCAGGCCATTGTGGAGTACGCCTATACAGGCACAGTTTTCATTTCTCAGGACACAGTTGAATCTCTCCTGCCAGCAGCAAACTTACTCCAGATAAAACTCGTTCTTAAAGAATGTTGTGCATTTCTTGAAAGCCAACTTGACCCTGGTAATTGTATTGGAATTTCCCGTTTTGCTGAGACTTACGGTTGTCATGACCTTTATTTGGCAGCTACTAAATTCATATGCCAGAATTTTGAATCTGTTTGCCAGACAGAAGAGTTTTTTGAGCTTACACATGCTGATTTGGACGAAATTGTCTCCAATGACTGCTTGAATGTAGCTACTGAAGAGACAGTTTTTTATGCATTAGAATCTTGGATCAAGTATGATGTACAAGAACGCCAGAAGTACTTAGCCCAGCTGCTGAACAGTGTACGGTTACCATTGCTGAGCGTTAAGTTCCTCACTAGGCTCTATGAAGCGAATCATCTTATCCGTGATGATCGCACCTGTAAACATCTCTTGAATGAAGCCCTAAAGTACCACTTCATGCCTGAACATAGACTCTCTCATCAGACAGTCTTGATGACACGACCTCGCTGTGCTCCCAAAGTACTGTGTGCAGTAGGAGGAAAATCTGGACTCTTTGCCTGTTTGGATAG TGTGGAGATGTACTTTCCCCAGAATGACTCTTGGATTGGTCTGGCGCCCTTAAATATTCCTCGCTATGAATTCGGAATATGTGTTTTAGACCAAAAAGTCTTTGTTATAGGTGGTATTGAAACTAGCGTGCGTCCTGGTGTGACTgtcagaaaacatgaaaattcaGTGGAATGTTGGAATCCTGATACAAACGCCTGGACTTCTCTCGAGAGAATGAATGAGAGCCGAAGTACTCTCGGAGTGGCAGTACTCGCTGGAGAAGTTTATGCTTTAGGTGGATATGATGGCCAGTCTTACTTGCAGTCTGTAGAAAAATACATCCCTAAAATAAGGCAGTGGCAACCTGTGGCCCCAATGACAACCACAAGAAGTTGTTTTGCTGCAGCTGTCCTGGATGGAATGATATACGCCATTGGAGGCTATGGCCCCGCTCACATGAACAG TGTGGAGCGTTATGATCCAAGTAAGGACTCCTGGGAGATGGTTGCACCCATGGCTGATAAGAGGATTCACTTTGGCGTCGGAGTTATGCTAGGTTTTATTTTCGTGGTAGGTGGGCATAACGGTGTCTCACATTTGTCAAGCATTGAAAGATATGATCCTCATCAAAATCAGTGGACAGTGTGTAGACCAATGAAAGAGCCCAGGACAG